The Trichosurus vulpecula isolate mTriVul1 chromosome 4, mTriVul1.pri, whole genome shotgun sequence genome contains a region encoding:
- the FAM216B gene encoding LOW QUALITY PROTEIN: protein FAM216B (The sequence of the model RefSeq protein was modified relative to this genomic sequence to represent the inferred CDS: inserted 1 base in 1 codon), with protein sequence MIFSIQLNLIYNSYRRKMNQKKKKHVGVCHPHQISGKQMGSSLHKPASSFFVNPAVLKGLTQTQKNYLRSIMKVYDSKPQLQTLKRRYILTLIYKHSLGYISKQDVMSYMAAIDHYTKKXPIECRRKKSKSPKTPSPSSLRKSLSSHSSSTIKKHS encoded by the exons ATGATATTCTCTATTCAGCTCAATCTCATTTATAACAG CTATAGGAGAAAGAtgaaccaaaagaagaaaaaacatgtaGGAGTCTGCCATCCTCACCAAATTTCTGGCAAACAGATGGGTTCATCTCTTCACAAACCAGCCTCTTCCTTCTTTGTGAATCCTGCAGTACTGaag GGCTTAACCCAAACACAAAAAAACTACCTGAGAAGCATTATGAAAGTTTATGATTCCAAGCCCCAATTGCAGACCCTGAAAAGGAGGTATATTCTCACTCTTATCTACAAACATAGCCTAG GTTATATTTCAAAACAGGATGTCATGTCTTATATGGCTGCTATTGATCACTATACTAAAA GACCCATCGagtgcagaagaaaaaaaagcaagtctCCGAAGACCCCTTCACCCTCCTCTTTGAGAAAATCTCTGTCCTCACATTCATCCTCTACCATTAAGAAACACTCTTAG